From Polaribacter butkevichii, a single genomic window includes:
- a CDS encoding alpha-amylase family protein, with the protein MRKIYSVLSVLILSTIIGCSKEKISKNKMMSTNPQKKAVVYQVFTRLFGNTNTTNKPWGTIEENGVGKFNDFTEKALSEIKDLGVTHIWYTGVPHHDVIKDYTKFGISNDDPDIVKGRAGSPYAVKDYYNVNPDLAVNVANRLEEFEALIARSHKVGLKVIIDIVPNHVARNYQSLSNPKGTKDFGADDDKTVEYDVNNNFYYVPNETFQVPDFLNGYLPLGGEKNPLSDHKFVENPAKWTGNGSRAAKPHFNDWYETVKVNYGVSPDGRKDFDELPQGFENEDYKKHFAFWQDKKIPNSWIKFRDIALYWTAKGVDGFRYDMAEMVPVEFWSFMNSAIKMKNPDAFLLAEVYNPHEYRNYIRKGKMDYLYDKVQLYDTIKHIMQGHGITDHIAPIQEDLKDIEHNMLHFLENHDEQRIASPEFAGDALKAKPAMVVSATISTSPTMVYFGQEFGEPGAENAGFGTPSRTSIFDYIGVPTLQRWVNNKKFDGGQSTDAEKSLRDFYKRLLNFTITSDALMGEYQDIHHFNRQHTEWYNERVMSFVRWSGDEKLIIVSNFNAHDTYGFELGLPKEVIEKWNLKDGEYQLEDQLYKKYASTLKVENGEARVRVDVKPLESFILKIKK; encoded by the coding sequence ATGAGAAAAATATACAGCGTTTTATCCGTATTAATTTTATCAACAATAATTGGTTGTTCAAAAGAAAAAATATCAAAAAATAAAATGATGAGTACAAATCCACAGAAAAAAGCAGTTGTTTATCAGGTTTTTACACGTTTATTTGGTAATACAAATACCACCAACAAACCTTGGGGAACTATAGAGGAAAACGGTGTAGGTAAATTCAACGACTTTACAGAAAAAGCATTGTCTGAAATTAAAGATTTAGGAGTTACTCATATTTGGTACACAGGAGTTCCGCATCATGATGTAATTAAAGACTACACAAAATTTGGCATTTCTAATGACGATCCAGATATTGTAAAAGGAAGAGCAGGTTCTCCGTATGCAGTTAAGGATTATTACAATGTAAATCCGGATTTGGCTGTAAATGTTGCCAATAGATTAGAAGAATTTGAAGCTTTAATAGCACGTTCTCATAAAGTAGGATTAAAAGTAATTATTGATATTGTACCCAACCACGTTGCAAGAAATTACCAAAGTTTATCAAACCCTAAAGGGACAAAAGATTTTGGTGCAGATGATGATAAAACAGTGGAGTATGATGTAAATAATAATTTTTATTATGTGCCTAATGAAACATTTCAAGTACCAGATTTTTTAAATGGTTATTTGCCTTTAGGTGGAGAAAAAAATCCTTTATCGGATCATAAATTTGTTGAAAATCCTGCAAAATGGACAGGAAATGGATCGCGTGCTGCAAAACCACATTTTAATGATTGGTACGAAACTGTAAAAGTAAATTATGGCGTTTCTCCAGACGGAAGAAAAGATTTTGATGAATTGCCACAAGGTTTTGAAAACGAAGATTATAAAAAACATTTTGCTTTTTGGCAAGATAAAAAAATACCCAATTCTTGGATTAAATTTAGAGATATTGCTTTGTATTGGACCGCAAAAGGTGTTGATGGTTTTAGATATGACATGGCAGAAATGGTGCCTGTAGAGTTTTGGAGTTTTATGAATTCTGCGATTAAAATGAAAAATCCGGATGCTTTTTTATTAGCAGAAGTGTACAATCCGCATGAATATAGAAATTACATTAGAAAAGGAAAAATGGATTATTTGTATGACAAAGTTCAATTGTATGATACCATTAAACATATTATGCAAGGACACGGAATTACAGATCATATTGCGCCAATTCAAGAAGATTTAAAAGATATTGAGCACAATATGTTGCATTTTTTAGAAAACCATGATGAACAAAGAATTGCGAGTCCAGAGTTTGCAGGAGACGCCTTAAAAGCAAAACCAGCAATGGTAGTTTCTGCTACTATTTCTACGTCGCCAACCATGGTTTATTTCGGACAAGAATTTGGTGAACCAGGAGCAGAAAATGCGGGGTTTGGAACTCCGTCTAGAACTTCTATTTTCGATTATATAGGCGTGCCAACACTTCAGAGATGGGTAAATAACAAGAAGTTTGATGGTGGTCAATCTACGGATGCAGAAAAATCATTAAGAGATTTTTACAAGCGTCTATTAAATTTCACCATTACAAGCGATGCTTTGATGGGAGAATACCAAGACATTCATCATTTTAATCGTCAGCATACAGAATGGTATAATGAAAGAGTAATGTCTTTTGTTCGTTGGAGTGGTGATGAAAAATTAATAATCGTTTCTAATTTTAATGCTCATGACACTTATGGTTTTGAGTTAGGTTTACCTAAGGAGGTTATTGAAAAATGGAACTTAAAAGATGGCGAATATCAACTAGAAGACCAATTGTATAAAAAGTATGCATCAACTTTAAAAGTAGAAAATGGTGAAGCTAGGGTTAGAGTAGATGTAAAACCGTTAGAGTCTTTTATATTGAAAATTAAAAAATAA
- a CDS encoding alpha-amylase family glycosyl hydrolase, producing the protein MKKILFIFLLATVFSCKEKSSTEKVTAQTVNKEFVWEGANIYFLLTDRFNNGDTTNDINFDRTKETGKLRGFKGGDIKGITQKIKEGYFTKLGINAIWMTPIVEQIHGGTDEGTGLSYGFHGYWAKDWTKIDPNFGTKEDLKELVALAHKNGIRVLLDAVINHTGPVTEKDPVWPSDWVRTSPQCSYDSYEHTISCTLVKNLPDIKTESNDNVALPPQLMEKWKAEGRYKQEMEELDAFFTRTGHPRAPRFYIMKWLTDYITEFGIDGYRVDTVKHTEEFVWQEFRQECDVAFAAYKKNNPDKVLDTNNFYLVGEVYNYTISDGKAFHLGEKKVNYFDKAFNSLINFELKWNVKQMAEKEVFKKYDTLLQDNLKGYGILNYMTSHDDGQPFDKERKMPYKTATMLLLTPGTSQVYYGDESARSLIIDGTVGDATLRSFMNWNAIENEKETQDILNHWQKLGQFRANHPAVGAGKHQLISEENGLVFSRVRNEDKIIAGIDLPKGSKTLSVSSVFKNGDKLNDFYSNQMVTVKEGKVTVNSDFNIVLLEK; encoded by the coding sequence ATGAAAAAAATACTCTTCATATTCCTTTTAGCAACCGTTTTTAGTTGTAAAGAAAAATCATCAACAGAAAAAGTAACAGCACAAACTGTAAACAAAGAGTTTGTTTGGGAAGGCGCAAATATTTATTTTTTGTTGACAGATCGTTTTAATAATGGTGATACCACCAATGATATTAATTTTGATAGAACTAAAGAAACCGGAAAATTACGTGGTTTTAAAGGCGGTGATATCAAAGGAATTACACAAAAAATAAAAGAAGGGTATTTTACAAAACTAGGGATTAACGCCATTTGGATGACGCCCATTGTAGAGCAAATTCATGGAGGAACCGATGAAGGAACTGGTTTGTCTTATGGTTTTCATGGATATTGGGCAAAAGATTGGACAAAAATAGATCCTAATTTTGGAACCAAAGAAGATTTAAAAGAATTGGTTGCCCTTGCTCATAAAAACGGAATTCGTGTTTTATTAGATGCAGTAATCAATCACACGGGGCCTGTTACAGAGAAAGATCCTGTTTGGCCTTCCGATTGGGTAAGAACGAGTCCGCAATGTTCTTATGATAGTTATGAACATACCATTTCGTGTACGTTGGTAAAAAATTTACCAGATATTAAAACTGAAAGTAATGATAATGTTGCATTGCCGCCACAGTTAATGGAAAAGTGGAAAGCAGAAGGACGTTATAAGCAAGAAATGGAAGAATTAGATGCCTTTTTTACAAGAACAGGACACCCTAGAGCGCCACGTTTTTATATAATGAAATGGTTAACAGATTATATTACAGAATTTGGAATTGACGGTTATAGAGTAGATACCGTAAAACATACTGAGGAATTTGTTTGGCAAGAATTTAGGCAAGAATGTGATGTTGCTTTTGCAGCGTATAAAAAGAACAATCCAGATAAAGTATTAGATACAAATAATTTTTATTTAGTGGGTGAGGTATATAATTATACAATTTCTGATGGAAAAGCCTTTCATTTGGGAGAAAAAAAGGTAAATTATTTTGACAAAGCTTTTAATAGTTTAATCAACTTTGAATTGAAATGGAATGTAAAACAAATGGCAGAAAAAGAGGTCTTTAAAAAATATGACACACTTCTTCAGGATAATTTAAAAGGATATGGTATTCTAAATTATATGACTTCTCATGATGATGGACAACCTTTTGATAAGGAAAGAAAAATGCCTTATAAAACAGCAACCATGTTGTTGTTAACGCCAGGGACATCGCAAGTTTATTATGGTGATGAGTCTGCAAGAAGTTTAATTATTGACGGTACTGTTGGTGATGCAACTCTACGTTCTTTTATGAATTGGAACGCTATAGAAAACGAAAAAGAAACTCAAGATATTCTAAATCATTGGCAAAAATTAGGTCAGTTTAGAGCAAACCACCCAGCAGTTGGCGCAGGAAAACATCAATTAATTTCAGAAGAAAACGGTTTGGTTTTTTCAAGAGTAAGAAACGAAGATAAAATTATTGCCGGTATCGATTTACCAAAAGGAAGTAAAACACTTTCAGTTTCATCCGTATTTAAAAATGGAGATAAACTGAACGATTTTTATTCTAATCAAATGGTAACCGTTAAAGAAGGAAAAGTAACTGTAAATTCAGATTTTAATATTGTTTTATTAGAAAAATAA
- a CDS encoding helix-turn-helix and ligand-binding sensor domain-containing protein, with translation MCRTLLFLFLLYIASISYAQELPPIKIFTPENYKAQNQNWGIAQSEDNLIYVANNGGLLEYNGEHWQLYSHYSNPILRSLKIKKDVIYTGSFMDFGFWKKNDKGLLEYSSLVEDLKIKLKEGEEFWGVNFYQDWVLFQSKTRIYFVNRLAKDVKIIDSNETISGLFVINNTIFFQKKNKGIFTLENGEEKVFSDANFFRNNKVINCFYHNKELVFLSEEKGFVSVKGNDVVWKETDLNKEKFSVFSAIQLKDNSFVLGTISNGIIFLNSEGKITSTVNRKNGLSNNTALSLFQDKTDNIWIGLDNGINYINISSAFKIFEDEDGDLGTVYTSFFFDNELYLGTNQGLFFKDKDLKYKIIKGTEGQVWFLKEIDGNLFCGHDKGTFIIKNKKISSTIPEQLGTWNVKKVPNNKDILIQGTYQGLSILEKQNGVWKFRNKIDGFNISSRFYEFYQDKLYVNHELKGFYELKIDENYSKVLLQNKIHVPEEGYGSNVFSFGNHLYYSSSKGIFKKQPTGGFSKDTLFTNVLNDIENITTIRKLPEKKNTFYSFSNNNILFITSNSISLKPQVKRIPIAASIRNNVLGFENLTQISDNNYLIGTSRGYLLLNDAIETKQQDIAISFQKVLVNKIDDIKTNLSLAGEVVLENKQNNIDFSYSILKYDKIIKNEYQYQLEGLSSNWSDWSENSSQLFENLPYGDYVFNVKGKYGNETTDVKSFSFSIERPYYLSNLFLVFYTLSVVFIIVMINIYYRRRYKLKNKILLEKAQKELKLKELENSQIIMKLNNEKLRVDIDSKSRELASSTMNIIKKNDFLNTIKTELINGDGKNTLKVIKIIDKNLNNSDDWKMFQEAFNNADKNFLKKVKDKHPNLTPNDLRLCAYLRLNLSSKEIAPLLNISPRSVEVKRYRLRKKMDLPHDSNLTNYILEI, from the coding sequence ATGTGTAGAACTTTACTTTTTTTGTTTCTTCTTTATATAGCATCAATTAGTTATGCTCAAGAGTTGCCGCCTATAAAAATATTTACACCAGAAAACTATAAAGCTCAGAACCAGAATTGGGGAATTGCACAATCTGAAGATAATTTAATTTACGTAGCCAATAATGGTGGTCTTTTAGAATATAATGGAGAGCACTGGCAATTGTATTCACATTATTCAAACCCAATTCTTAGATCCTTAAAAATTAAAAAAGATGTAATTTATACAGGTTCTTTTATGGATTTTGGTTTTTGGAAAAAAAACGATAAAGGTCTTTTAGAATATAGTTCTTTAGTAGAAGATTTAAAAATAAAATTAAAAGAAGGAGAAGAATTTTGGGGCGTTAATTTTTATCAAGATTGGGTGCTTTTTCAATCTAAAACAAGAATCTATTTTGTAAATAGATTGGCCAAAGATGTTAAAATAATTGATTCTAATGAAACAATCTCAGGACTTTTTGTAATTAATAATACCATTTTTTTTCAAAAAAAGAACAAAGGGATATTTACGCTAGAAAACGGAGAAGAAAAGGTGTTTTCTGATGCTAATTTTTTTAGAAACAATAAAGTTATTAATTGTTTTTATCATAATAAAGAGCTTGTCTTTTTATCCGAAGAAAAAGGTTTTGTTAGTGTAAAAGGGAATGATGTTGTATGGAAAGAAACAGATTTAAACAAAGAAAAATTTTCTGTTTTTAGTGCAATTCAACTAAAAGACAACAGTTTTGTATTGGGTACCATTTCTAATGGAATTATTTTTTTAAACTCAGAAGGAAAAATTACCTCTACGGTTAATAGAAAAAATGGATTAAGTAATAATACAGCTCTTTCTTTATTTCAAGATAAAACAGATAATATTTGGATTGGTTTAGACAACGGAATTAATTATATAAATATCTCTTCTGCATTTAAAATTTTTGAAGATGAAGATGGTGATTTAGGTACAGTATATACTTCGTTCTTTTTTGATAATGAGCTTTATTTAGGTACAAACCAAGGGTTGTTTTTTAAAGACAAAGACTTAAAATATAAAATAATTAAAGGAACTGAAGGGCAGGTATGGTTTCTAAAAGAAATTGACGGAAATCTTTTTTGTGGACATGATAAAGGGACGTTTATCATAAAAAATAAAAAAATTAGCAGTACCATACCAGAACAGTTAGGAACTTGGAATGTAAAAAAGGTGCCCAATAATAAGGATATTTTAATTCAAGGAACTTACCAAGGTTTATCTATTTTAGAGAAACAAAACGGGGTGTGGAAGTTTAGAAATAAAATTGATGGGTTTAATATTTCTAGTAGGTTTTACGAATTTTATCAAGATAAATTGTACGTAAATCATGAGTTAAAAGGATTTTATGAGTTAAAAATAGATGAGAATTATTCTAAGGTGCTTCTTCAAAACAAAATTCATGTACCAGAAGAAGGTTATGGATCTAATGTTTTTTCTTTCGGTAATCATTTGTATTATTCTTCTTCTAAAGGGATTTTTAAAAAACAACCAACAGGAGGTTTTAGTAAGGATACATTGTTTACCAATGTTTTAAATGATATTGAAAATATTACAACTATAAGAAAGTTGCCAGAAAAAAAGAATACATTTTATAGTTTTTCTAATAATAACATTCTTTTTATTACTTCTAACAGTATTAGTTTAAAGCCGCAGGTAAAACGTATACCCATTGCTGCATCTATAAGAAACAATGTTTTAGGTTTTGAGAACCTAACACAAATTAGCGATAATAATTATTTAATAGGTACTTCCCGAGGTTATTTATTGTTAAATGATGCTATAGAAACTAAGCAACAAGATATAGCTATATCTTTTCAGAAGGTTCTTGTAAATAAAATAGATGATATAAAAACCAATTTATCATTAGCAGGAGAGGTTGTCTTAGAAAACAAACAAAATAATATTGATTTTTCTTACAGTATTTTAAAATATGATAAAATTATTAAAAATGAATATCAGTATCAGTTAGAAGGTTTGTCTAGTAATTGGTCTGATTGGTCAGAGAATTCTTCTCAGCTATTTGAAAATTTACCTTACGGAGATTATGTGTTTAATGTAAAAGGGAAATATGGTAACGAGACAACTGATGTTAAATCTTTTTCATTTTCTATAGAAAGACCTTATTATTTAAGTAACTTATTTTTAGTTTTTTATACGTTATCTGTTGTTTTTATTATTGTAATGATAAATATTTATTACAGAAGAAGATACAAATTGAAAAACAAAATTTTATTAGAGAAAGCTCAGAAAGAACTAAAGTTAAAGGAGCTAGAAAATTCTCAGATAATAATGAAATTGAATAATGAAAAATTAAGAGTAGATATAGACAGTAAGAGTAGGGAATTGGCAAGTTCTACTATGAATATTATTAAGAAAAATGATTTTTTAAATACCATTAAAACCGAATTGATAAACGGTGATGGAAAAAATACTTTAAAAGTAATTAAGATTATAGATAAGAACTTAAATAATTCTGATGATTGGAAAATGTTTCAAGAAGCATTTAATAATGCAGACAAAAACTTTCTTAAAAAAGTAAAAGATAAGCATCCAAATTTAACACCTAATGACTTAAGGCTTTGTGCTTATTTAAGACTGAACTTATCTTCTAAAGAAATTGCTCCTTTATTAAATATATCTCCAAGAAGTGTAGAGGTTAAAAGGTATCGATTAAGAAAAAAAATGGACTTACCTCACGACTCAAATTTAACCAACTACATCTTAGAAATTTAG
- a CDS encoding SusC/RagA family TonB-linked outer membrane protein: MRKKITLLLFLFIGICVSAQTINVKGVVKDAKTGDPLPGVSILIKGTAVGIQTDFDGLYSLSKVDIGATLVFNYLGYAKKEVIINQQTVNVLLEEAAETLNEIVVVGYGKQKRKDVTGSVSIVGEKTLDALKPIDATSALQGTTSGVAVNLSSGAPGAKVNILIRGVSSNTNNQPLTIIDGYQGDLNSINPNDIESITVLKDAQAAIYGIKGANGVVLVTTKIGKKNKKATVRYDTYAAFQQTTKKLDYLNATEYALVLNEAYAASGQTVPFANVGSLGKGTNWQDELFNDALLMNHNISLSGGGESFRYLVSASRTEQDGIIAKDKSNFIRNNIKLNLGVDINNKLNFSVIANYFTSASQGFDGSLLFNGLNYAPTFGVAENDTNNFLGIEVVNPLSLLQNTYGENNGNGIEGNFKLEYKPIEGLNVVSRLGYKIYNEKQRSFTPIQDYGSSKVYNKTQSSVYQYKTTSTRVNWETFATYQKTFAENHNTSFTLGTSVQNDLFDGIYTTGFDVPNNSYDFADISLTNSQSEQRSLNTGNGDIRLTSFFGRIQYDYKGKYLFSGLIRRDGASVFAEDQRVDNFWSITSGWKISDENFLKDSETISFLKLRASYGTLGNLVGDNLYRSLLNGEGEYVFGGSLVDGTAQGALSNPSATWETAQKLDIGVDLNMFNDKLTIVADYFEETRKDLLIENFPVSGLLGSAAPGGANPTVNAGTSKNTGGELAINYKAISKDDFTLNFGYNVTYVKNEVTEVLDDAFVEGGNFAVGNLAPSRMEVGQPIGYFLGLQTDGIFQTQAEVDAHPSQSGLGATVTSPGDIRYKDMNGDGVINFDDRTNIGNPQADYYMGFNVSATYKNWDFTAYLYAELGKDMVRNFERFLPNVNKPAYYLDRWTGAGTSNSVPRLTNDATNNKLFSDFFVEDASFLRMQNIQIGYNFAPELLEKVGVSKLRLYTSINNLFTLTDYTGYDPSINDGAIGAGIDSGNYPSARQFLLGLNVTF; encoded by the coding sequence ATGAGAAAAAAAATCACATTATTACTCTTTTTATTTATCGGAATTTGTGTTTCGGCACAAACTATAAATGTAAAGGGTGTTGTTAAAGATGCTAAAACAGGAGATCCATTGCCTGGAGTAAGTATATTAATTAAAGGAACAGCAGTTGGAATTCAAACTGATTTTGATGGACTTTATAGTCTTTCTAAAGTAGATATAGGGGCAACACTTGTCTTTAATTATTTAGGATATGCTAAAAAAGAAGTAATTATTAATCAACAAACTGTAAACGTTTTATTAGAAGAAGCGGCAGAGACTTTAAATGAAATTGTGGTTGTTGGTTATGGTAAACAAAAAAGGAAAGATGTTACAGGTTCTGTATCTATTGTTGGAGAAAAAACATTAGATGCTTTAAAGCCTATAGACGCAACAAGTGCCTTGCAAGGTACCACTTCTGGTGTTGCTGTAAACTTGTCTTCTGGTGCTCCAGGTGCTAAGGTTAATATTTTAATTAGAGGGGTAAGTTCAAACACCAACAACCAACCATTAACAATAATAGATGGTTATCAAGGTGATTTAAACAGTATTAACCCTAATGATATTGAATCGATTACAGTTTTAAAAGATGCACAAGCCGCTATTTATGGTATTAAAGGAGCAAATGGTGTTGTTTTAGTAACTACTAAAATTGGTAAGAAAAATAAGAAAGCCACTGTAAGATATGATACTTATGCTGCTTTTCAACAAACTACCAAAAAGTTAGATTATTTAAATGCAACCGAGTATGCTTTGGTTTTAAATGAAGCGTATGCTGCAAGCGGACAAACAGTGCCTTTTGCTAATGTTGGTTCTTTAGGAAAAGGAACCAATTGGCAAGATGAACTTTTTAATGATGCTTTATTAATGAATCATAATATTAGTTTATCTGGTGGTGGAGAAAGTTTTAGATATCTTGTTAGTGCATCTCGTACAGAACAAGATGGTATTATTGCTAAAGATAAATCTAATTTTATTAGAAATAATATCAAATTAAATTTAGGGGTAGATATCAATAATAAATTAAACTTTTCTGTAATTGCAAACTACTTTACGAGTGCTTCTCAAGGTTTTGATGGATCTCTTTTATTTAATGGTTTAAATTATGCCCCAACTTTTGGTGTTGCAGAAAACGATACCAATAACTTTTTAGGGATAGAGGTTGTAAACCCTTTGTCTTTATTACAAAACACTTATGGTGAAAATAATGGAAACGGAATTGAAGGAAACTTTAAGTTAGAGTACAAACCAATAGAAGGTTTAAATGTAGTTTCTCGTCTTGGTTATAAAATTTATAACGAAAAACAACGCTCTTTTACACCAATACAAGATTACGGTTCTAGTAAAGTGTATAATAAAACACAAAGTTCTGTTTATCAGTATAAAACAACATCAACAAGAGTAAATTGGGAAACTTTTGCAACGTATCAAAAAACATTTGCAGAAAACCATAACACAAGTTTTACTTTAGGTACAAGTGTACAAAATGATTTGTTTGATGGTATTTATACTACTGGTTTTGATGTGCCAAACAATTCTTATGATTTTGCAGATATCAGCTTAACAAATTCACAAAGCGAACAAAGAAGTTTAAATACTGGTAATGGAGATATACGATTGACTTCATTTTTTGGTAGAATTCAATATGATTATAAAGGTAAATACTTGTTCTCTGGGTTAATAAGAAGAGATGGCGCTTCTGTTTTTGCAGAAGATCAAAGAGTAGATAATTTTTGGTCTATTACTTCTGGTTGGAAAATTTCTGATGAAAATTTCTTAAAAGATAGTGAAACTATTTCTTTCTTAAAATTAAGAGCAAGTTATGGTACTTTAGGAAACTTGGTGGGTGATAACTTATACAGGTCTTTATTAAATGGAGAAGGTGAATATGTGTTTGGTGGAAGTTTAGTAGATGGTACTGCGCAAGGTGCTTTATCTAATCCATCAGCAACATGGGAAACTGCACAGAAATTAGATATTGGTGTAGACTTAAATATGTTTAATGATAAACTTACTATTGTTGCAGATTATTTTGAAGAAACAAGAAAAGATTTATTAATAGAAAACTTTCCGGTTTCTGGTTTATTAGGTTCTGCTGCACCAGGAGGAGCAAACCCAACAGTAAATGCAGGTACTTCTAAAAACACGGGTGGAGAATTAGCTATTAATTATAAGGCAATTTCTAAAGATGATTTTACATTAAATTTTGGTTACAATGTAACCTACGTAAAAAATGAGGTAACCGAAGTTTTAGATGACGCCTTTGTAGAAGGAGGTAATTTTGCTGTCGGAAACCTTGCTCCTTCTAGAATGGAAGTTGGGCAACCAATTGGGTATTTCTTAGGCTTGCAAACAGATGGTATTTTTCAAACTCAAGCAGAAGTAGATGCACATCCTTCACAGTCTGGGTTAGGGGCTACTGTAACATCACCAGGAGATATTAGATATAAAGATATGAATGGAGATGGAGTTATAAATTTTGATGATAGAACTAATATTGGGAATCCGCAAGCAGATTATTATATGGGCTTTAATGTGTCAGCTACCTATAAAAATTGGGATTTTACAGCTTATTTATATGCAGAGTTAGGGAAAGATATGGTTAGAAACTTTGAACGTTTTTTACCAAATGTTAATAAACCAGCTTATTATTTAGATAGATGGACAGGAGCAGGAACAAGCAACTCTGTACCAAGACTTACAAATGACGCAACAAACAACAAATTGTTTTCAGATTTCTTTGTAGAAGATGCTTCTTTCTTACGTATGCAAAACATACAAATTGGGTATAATTTTGCACCAGAATTATTAGAAAAAGTTGGGGTGTCTAAATTAAGATTGTACACATCTATAAACAACTTATTTACACTAACAGATTACACTGGGTATGATCCTTCTATAAATGACGGAGCAATAGGAGCTGGTATCGATTCTGGGAATTATCCATCTGCAAGACAGTTTTTATTAGGCTTAAATGTTACATTTTAA
- a CDS encoding RagB/SusD family nutrient uptake outer membrane protein, whose protein sequence is MRNYKQKIKLGFIFMTSLFILSACSDDYLNNSKIYAEDSESFFNSETDYYNALVAAYDPLQSTFINVLMGEIASNNTLAGGESATDVPGYQQVDDMTHTPVNDQLQNLWSWMYGGVNRAAYILEFQDKTDFTGKEVIIAEAHFLRAYYNFELVKWFGDIPIKPEGRFVLGDEKTIPRSPKADVYALIEADLEYAIANLSYTAPQVGRATKGAAQALLGKAYLYQDKFLEASTVLENLIQNGPYMLESDYNKIFEFDGENGSGSIFEVQYTDTQGAGFDCLQCSEGNVAVGFQGIRGYDGDLFTSGFSFNVPTQEVVDEFEDGDNRKEVAILDIDAWSAATGAQFTTGYEHTGFFNRKYLPRKRNADAAGDLNITNPNNYRAIRFADVLLMAAEAFNRRPSADDVKAKTYLNRVRERAFGNTDHNITTTGTNLTAAIYHERRVELVGEGHQFFDLVRTGRGTQIPGFTTGKNEVFPIPVEEIQFSQGNWSQNDKY, encoded by the coding sequence ATGAGAAATTATAAACAAAAAATAAAATTAGGATTCATCTTTATGACAAGCTTATTTATTTTAAGCGCATGTTCTGATGATTACTTAAATAATTCTAAAATTTACGCAGAAGATTCTGAATCTTTTTTCAATTCAGAAACAGACTATTACAATGCTTTAGTTGCTGCGTACGACCCTTTACAATCTACATTTATCAATGTATTAATGGGAGAAATTGCATCAAACAATACTTTGGCAGGAGGAGAAAGTGCTACAGATGTACCAGGGTATCAACAAGTAGATGATATGACGCACACACCTGTTAATGATCAACTTCAAAATCTTTGGAGTTGGATGTATGGTGGTGTTAATAGAGCTGCATACATTTTAGAATTTCAAGACAAAACAGACTTTACAGGTAAAGAAGTTATCATTGCAGAAGCTCATTTTTTAAGAGCGTATTATAATTTTGAATTGGTAAAATGGTTTGGAGATATTCCTATTAAACCAGAAGGACGTTTCGTTTTGGGGGATGAAAAAACAATCCCAAGATCGCCAAAAGCAGATGTGTATGCTTTAATAGAAGCAGATTTAGAATATGCAATTGCTAACCTATCTTATACAGCACCACAAGTTGGTAGAGCTACAAAAGGAGCGGCACAAGCATTGTTAGGAAAAGCATATTTGTATCAAGATAAATTTTTAGAAGCATCAACAGTTTTAGAAAATTTAATTCAGAATGGTCCTTATATGTTAGAATCTGATTACAATAAAATCTTTGAATTTGATGGAGAAAACGGATCGGGTTCTATATTCGAAGTTCAATATACAGATACTCAGGGAGCAGGTTTCGATTGTTTACAATGTAGTGAAGGGAATGTGGCAGTAGGTTTTCAGGGAATTAGAGGTTATGATGGAGATTTATTTACATCAGGCTTTAGTTTTAATGTACCTACACAAGAAGTGGTAGATGAATTTGAAGATGGAGACAATAGAAAAGAGGTTGCTATTTTAGATATCGATGCTTGGTCTGCTGCTACAGGTGCACAATTTACAACAGGTTATGAGCATACAGGTTTTTTTAATAGAAAATACCTTCCAAGAAAAAGAAATGCAGATGCAGCAGGAGATTTAAATATAACAAATCCTAATAATTACAGAGCAATACGTTTTGCAGATGTATTATTAATGGCGGCAGAAGCTTTTAATAGAAGACCTTCTGCAGACGATGTCAAAGCTAAAACATACTTAAACAGAGTTAGAGAAAGAGCTTTTGGTAATACAGATCATAACATAACAACAACAGGTACTAATTTAACTGCGGCTATTTATCATGAACGTAGAGTAGAATTAGTTGGAGAAGGTCATCAGTTTTTTGACTTAGTAAGAACAGGAAGAGGAACTCAAATACCAGGTTTTACCACAGGTAAAAATGAGGTGTTTCCTATACCTGTAGAAGAAATACAGTTTTCTCAAGGAAATTGGTCACAAAATGATAAATATTAA